One window from the genome of Crassostrea angulata isolate pt1a10 chromosome 2, ASM2561291v2, whole genome shotgun sequence encodes:
- the LOC128170974 gene encoding LOW QUALITY PROTEIN: uncharacterized protein LOC128170974 (The sequence of the model RefSeq protein was modified relative to this genomic sequence to represent the inferred CDS: inserted 2 bases in 1 codon; deleted 1 base in 1 codon), whose translation METRRKRKEVESQKTELHKLVTYVKGQIVFCKWKHGIWWPGFVEEVFGEDVYKISFWEEDEMITCNGKLNLREFQSNSNLIASSLKKLRSPRHLKEKYLQDLKQAKSIQNSNSLDTSPAKISVVDALKLIDADCVSEENYTTRSRVEEVFPEIVDSVEEVVSDDGSKNLSGYSEHSRNCSNTAKDKEKAERGEHGSLDTSPAEINVEDALKLIDADCVSEENNATQRFSRVEEVFPEIVDSVEEVVSDDGSKNLSGYSEHSRNCSNTAKDKEKAERGEHGSLDTSPAEINVEDALKLIDADCVSEENNATQRVEEVSPEIVDSVEEVVSDDGSKNLSSYSEHSRNCSNIAKYNWKVERSVYRNIGKITVIKKDNNLGATFSLEDDEECVIGSGRECDIEVSLKNVDKIHAVVAVGRSKAYLTNYSKSFPVVLNGKPIEIGQELNDGDMLMIGGRKFLFNYEKSCLSRKKNTLECFLEDLKWAKESHDTSKCQVRVSRKRKKQKGCKEQCSRQKKKRRKFIKIQEVQGSGDVDCPHLQPKDHSCMEIQAGLGDVDYPQLQPDDHSCSECQEGLSDINYLQHQPNDYSCPEPQVGPGDVDYPQLQPTDHSCLELQVGPGDVNYPQLQPTDHRCQFQSDNHNCSEPELQAGPGGVDYPQLRPDDHSCSEPELQADPDEVDYPQLQPDDHSCLERQASLGDIDCPQLHPSDHSYQECQGGPGDVDYPKLHPTDHRCLELQAGPGGIDYPQLHPDDHSCLERHAGPGDVDYSEDCEDLDDLNYIVKTEDEETEDESDSESSILDNESSSSLMSEDKETEDEGDSESSILDDEGSRNDVVVESCPGDVYFLQLQPDDHSCPELQADPGDVDYPGDCEDLDDPDSIVETEYESDSDLSILDDESSSNLMTEDEETEDKSDSESSILDDEGSRNLMNDVVVESCPGDVYFLQLQPDDHSCPELQADPGDVDYPGDCEDLDDPDSIVETEDESDSESSILYDESSSNLMNDVVVESCPGDVGYPEHQLDDHSCPELQAGPSDVDYPQLQPTNHSCMELQAGPGDVDYHQLQPDDHSCLESKAGPGDVDNPQLQPTNHSCLELQAGPGDVDYPQLQPYDHSCPEPELRAGPSDVDNPQLQPDDHTCLESQVGLGDVEYPQLQPDDHSCSERQVGSGDIDYPEDCEDLDDPDFIVETEDEETKDESDRESSILDDKSSSNLMNDVVVESYQGDVGYPELQPVDHSCTELQAVPSDVDYPQLQPDDHNSSELQAGPGDVDYPQLQPDDHSCAELQAGAGDIDNPQLQPTDHSCLKLQAGPGDVDYPQLQPDDHSCAELQAGPGDIDNPQLQPTDHSFLELQAGPGEVDNPQLQPDDHSCPQGLASSDDVDYPEDCEDLNDPDYIVETEDESDSESSILDDESSSNLMNDVEVESCMGDVDYPQLQPDDHSCPELQAGPDDVDSPKPEDCEALDERDLDCDNPPCKRKLDEKDCLFDKKFPNVFIKGLKKDNAKSKHNRVYDCVHACLYCHELFTNIQSHLERRHVNHTKVKAIKELKDQKMKETNQEKIDKLEKRLNSEMKLLRNLGDHHHNMKVLRHKEGELLLPRRRLVTFNFEEYGPCPKCKEWMVLNSSISNHQKTCPVKSTDYHKGSTIIQIGILTGKVKTTGSKRIEKEVLPSMKRDKFAEICMNDPLILALGDVWFMKNIDNKRKRKNYSSFHMRLAARLLLAFRNLVKRMDVSMSEMLSPENFDNVAEVALQICNSTEHEEDELQHPSTAIKSGFDLMRMASSKVGISIKTKNKEMKKEGEAFMYLMSKEWGYKVNKVARSTLSERMFNQKKELPYPEDIMKLSSYLVENLEFVDLSYTAVSGMMFRRIVMLVEARLILYNRRRPGELEALSLQCYRNRSKEVSATDLSLREQLSKFEKEMLDNQELVEIRGKNGTRVPVICPKEVIPAMNYLASKEIRKKAGIRDGNPFLFANTAEDVVRAGLALEEIRTECRSLKFPDRIYATNLRKYCATIAQVIGLKDHELKYLCRHXGHTMEVHELHYRSTSGLIERLEIAKLMVMQECNVVGKFHGKSLKDITFEDILDKEDISPTQGEATRGEETPSVEDTSLSLDDMEEDVLVSRRKPKKSVRKAWTKEEEEEMKKYFKTYYDGTTKKTCPSRAECQRAIELSKNNGGYIHLRSWETIKKKVNNFLFSSVKKK comes from the exons ATGGAAACAAGAAGGAAAAGAAAAG AGGTAGAGAGCCAAAAGACTGAGTTACATAAGTTGGTTACTTATGTTAAAG GTCAGATTGTTTTTTGCAAATGGAAGCATGGAATCTGGTGGCCTGGTTTTGTAGAAGAGGTTTTTGGGGAagatgtatataaaatttcctTCTGGGAAGAAGATGAAAT GATTACTTGTAATGGCAAGCTGAATCTTCGAGAGTTTCAAAGCAATTCAAATTTAATCGCTTCAAGCTTGA AAAAACTAAGAAGTCCAAGACACTTAAAAGAGAAGTATTTGCAGGACCTTAAGCAAGCCAAATCAATACAAAACAGTAATA GTCTGGATACATCACCTGCAAAAATTAGTGTTGTTGATGCTTTAAAGTTGATAGATGCTGACTGTGTGTCTGAAGAAAATTATACTACTCGAAG tAGGGTAGAAGAAGTGTTCCCAGAAATTGTTGACAGTGTTGAGGAAGTTGTGTCAGACGACGGATCTAAG AATCTCTCCGGTTATTCAGAGCACAGTAGAAATTGTTCAAACACAGCAAAAGACAAGGAGAAGGCAGAGAGAGGTGAACATGGAA GTCTGGATACATCACCTGCAGAAATTAACGTTGAAGATGCTTTAAAGTTGATAGATGCTGACTGTGTATCTGAAGAAAATAATGCTACTCAAAg GTTTAGTAGGGTAGAAGAAGTGTTCCCAGAAATTGTTGACAGTGTTGAGGAAGTTGTGTCAGACGACGGATCAAAG AATCTCTCCGGTTATTCAGAGCACAGTAGAAATTGTTCAAACACAGCAAAAGACAAGGAGAAGGCAGAGAGAGGTGAACATGGAA GTCTGGATACATCACCTGCAGAAATTAACGTTGAAGATGCTTTAAAGTTGATAGATGCTGACTGTGTATCTGAAGAAAATAATGCTACTCAAAg GGTAGAAGAAGTGTCCCCAGAAATTGTTGACAGTGTTGAGGAAGTTGTGTCAGACGACGGATCTAAG aATCTCTCCAGTTATTCAGAACACAGTAGAAATTGTTCCAACATAGCAAAATACAATTGGAAGGTAGAAAGAAGTGTATATAGAA ATATTGGAAAAATTACTGTGATTAAGAAGGATAACAATTTAGGAGCAACTTTTTCTTTGGAGGATGATGAAGAATGTGTCATTGGAAG TGGAAGAGAATGCGATATTGAAGtgtccctcaaaaatgttgaCAAGATTCATGCAGTTGTTGCAGTTGGAAGATCAAAG GCTTACTTAACAAATTATAGTAAAAGCTTTCCTGTTGTTCTCAATGGAAAACCAATTGAAATTGGCCAAGAATTGAATGATGGAGATATGCTGATGATTGGTGGCAGaaaatttctgtttaattatgaaaaaa gTTGTCTGTCAAGAAAGAAAAACACATTAGAGTGCTTTTTGGAGGACTTAAAGTGGGCTAAAG AAAGTCATGACACAAGTAAGTGTCAAGTAAGGGTCTCTAGGAAGAGAAAGAAACAGAAAGGCTGCAAG GAGCAGTGCAGCAGACAGaagaaaaagagaagaaaattcataaaaattcaaGAG gTCCAAGGTTCGGGTGATGTCGACTGTCCCCATTTACAGCCCAAAGACCACAGCTGTATGGAAATCCAAGCAGGTCTGGGTGATGTAGACTATCCCCAACTCCAACCTGATGACCACAGTTGTTCAGAATGCCAAGAAGGTCTGAGTGACATCAACTATCTCCAACACCAGCCCAATGACTACAGTTGTCCGGAACCCCAAGTAGGTCCAGGTGACGTAGACTATCCCCAACTCCAACCCACTGACCATAGCTGTCTGGAACTCCAAGTAGGTCCAGGTGACGTCAATTATCCCCAACTCCAGCCCACTGATCACAGATGTCAATTTCAGTCCGATAACCACAACTGTTCAGAACCAGAACTCCAAGCAGGTCCAGGTGGTGTTGACTATCCCCAACTCCGGCCCGATGACCACAGCTGTTCAGAACCAGAACTCCAAGCAGATCCGGATGAAGTAGACTATCCCCAACTCCAGCCTGATGACCACAGCTGTCTGGAACGCCAAGCAAGTCTAGGTGACATTGACTGTCCCCAACTCCATCCTAGTGACCACAGCTATCAGGAATGCCAAGGAGGTCCAGGTGACGTCGACTATCCCAAACTCCATCCCACTGATCACAGATGTCTGGAGCTCCAAGCAGGTCCAGGTGGCATTGACTATCCCCAACTCCATCCTGATGACCACAGCTGTCTAGAACGCCATGCAGGTCCAGGTGACGTAGACTATTCAGAGGATTGTGAGGATCTTGATGATCTAAACTATATTGTAAAGACTGAAGATGAAGAGACTGAAGATGAAAGTGACAGTGAATCAAGCATATTGGATAATGAAAGCAGCAGCAGCTTGATGTCTGAAGATAAAGAGACCGAAGATGAAGGTGACAGTGAATCAAGCATTTTGGATGATGAAGGCAGCAGGAACGATGTTGTAGTTGAATCATGTCCGGGTGATGTTTACTTTCTCCAACTCCAGCCCGATGACCACAGTTGTCCAGAACTTCAAGCAGATCCAGGTGATGTCGACTATCCAGGGGATTGTGAGGATCTTGATGATCCCGACTCTATTGTAGAGACTGAATATGAAAGTGACAGTGATTTGAGCATTTTGGATGATGAAAGCAGCAGCAACTTGATGACTGAAGATGAAGAGACCGAAGATAAAAGTGACAGTGAATCAAGCATTTTGGATGATGAAGGCAGCAGGAACTTGATGAACGATGTTGTAGTTGAATCATGTCCGGGTGATGTTTACTTTCTCCAACTCCAGCCCGATGACCACAGTTGTCCAGAACTTCAAGCAGATCCAGGTGATGTCGACTATCCAGGGGATTGTGAGGATCTTGATGATCCCGACTCTATTGTAGAGACCGAAGATGAAAGTGACAGTGAATCGAGCATTTTGTATGATGAAAGCAGCAGCAACTTGATGAACGATGTTGTAGTTGAATCATGTCCGGGTGATGTTGGCTACCCTGAACACCAGCTTGATGACCACAGCTGTCCAGAACTCCAAGCAGGTCCAAGTGATGTCGACTATCCCCAACTCCAACCCACTAACCATAGCTGTATGGAACTCCAAGCAGGTCCGGGTGACGTCGACTATCACCAACTCCAGCCCGATGACCACAGCTGTCTGGAAAGCAAAGCAGGTCCAGGTGATGTCGACAACCCCCAACTCCAACCCACTAACCATAGCTGTCTGGAACTCCAAGCAGGTCCAGGTGACGTTGACTATCCCCAACTCCAGCCCTATGACCACAGCTGTCCAGAACCAGAACTCCGAGCAGGTCCAAGTGACGTTGACAATCCCCAACTCCAGCCCGATGACCACACCTGTCTGGAAAGCCAAGTAGGTCTGGGTGATGTTGAATATCCTCAACTCCAGCCCGATGACCACAGCTGTTCGGAACGCCAAGTAGGTTCAGGTGACATCGACTATCCAGAGGATTGTGAGGATCTTGATGATCCTGACTTTATTGTAGAGACCGAAGATGAAGAGACCAAAGATGAAAGTGACAGGGAATCAAGCATTTTGGATGATAAGAGCAGCAGCAACTTAATGAACGATGTTGTAGTTGAATCATATCAGGGTGATGTTGGCTATCCCGAACTACAGCCTGTTGATCACAGTTGTACAGAACTCCAAGCAGTTCCAAGTGATGTCGACTATCCCCAACTCCAACCCGATGACCACAACAGTTCAGAACTCCAAGCAGGTCCAGGTGATGTTGACTATCCCCAACTCCAGCCTGATGACCACAGTTGTGCAGAACTCCAAGCAGGTGCAGGTGATATCGACAATCCCCAACTCCAACCCACTGACCATAGCTGTCTAAAACTCCAAGCAGGTCCAGGTGACGTTGACTATCCCCAACTCCAGCCTGATGACCACAGTTGTGCAGAACTCCAAGCAGGTCCAGGTGATATCGACAATCCCCAACTCCAACCCACTGACCATAGCTTTCTGGAACTCCAAGCAGGTCCAGGTGAAGTTGACAATCCCCAACTCCAGCCCGATGACCACAGCTGTCCGCAAGGCCTTGCCAGTTCAGATGACGTCGACTATCCAGAGGATTGTGAAGATCTTAATGATCCCGACTATATTGTAGAGACCGAAGATGAAAGTGACAGTGAGTCAAGCATTTTGGATGATGAAAGCAGCAGCAACTTGATGAACGATGTTGAAGTTGAATCGTGTATGGGTGATGTTGACTATCCCCAACTCCAGCCCGATGACCACAGTTGTCCGGAACTCCAAGCAGGTCCAGATGACGTCGACTCTCCCAAACCAGAGGATTGTGAGGCTCTTGATGAAAGAGATTTAGATTGTGACAACCCACCGTGCAAAAGAAAACTTGATGAAAAAGACTGTTTATTTGACAAAAagttcccaaatgtttttattaaggGATTGAAAAAAGACAATGCAAAATCCAAGCACAATAGGGTATATGATTGTGTTCATGCCTGTTTATACTGTCATGAATTGTTCACCAATATACAAAGTCATCTAGAACGTAGACATGTAAACCACACCAAGGTAAAGGCTATAAAAGAACTCAAAGACCAAAAGATGAAAGAAACTAATCAGGAGAAAATTGATAAGTTGGAGAAAAGGCTGAATTCAGAAATGAAACTTCTTAGAAACTTGGGAGACCACCATCATAATATGAAAGTTCTCAGGCATAAAGAAGGTGAGCTTCTCTTGCCAAGAAGAAGGCTTGTTACCTTTAACTTTGAAGAGTATGGTCCATGTCCTAAATGTAAAGAGTGGATGGTACTGAATTCTTCTATCAGTAATCATCAGAAAACATGTCCAGTGAAAAGTACAGACTATCACAAAGGTTCTACAATTATACAAATTGGAATCCTTACAGGAAAAGTGAAGACAACAGGTTCTAAACGGATTGAGAAAGAAGTGTTACCTTCAATGAAAAGAGACAAATTTGCAGAGATCTGTATGAATGATCCACTCATCCTTGCATTGGGAGACGTTTGGTTCATGAAAAACAttgataataaaagaaaaagaaaaaactaTTCTAGTTTTCATATGAGGCTAGCAGCACGGCTTCTTTTAGCCTTTAGAAATTTGGTGAAAAGAATGGACGTTTCAATGAGTGAGATGCTTAGCCCTGAAAACTTTGATAATGTGGCAGAAGTAGCTCTCCAAATTTGCAATAGTACCGAACATGAAGAGGATGAACTCCAGCATCCTAGCACAGCAATTAAGTCTGGGTTTGACCTTATGAGGATGGCATCCTCAAAAGTAGGAATttctatcaaaacaaaaaacaaagaaatgaagAAAGAGGGAGAAGCATTTATGTATCTTATGAGTAAAGAATGGGGTTACAAAGTTAACAAAGTTGCAAGAAGTACTCTGTCGGAGCGAATGTTTAATCAGAAGAAAGAGCTCCCTTACCCCGAAGACATAATGAAACTTTCATCTTATTTAGTAGAAAATTTGGAATTTGTAGATCTATCTTACACTGCTGTTAGTGGTATGATGTTCAGACGCATTGTGATGCTAGTGGAAGCACGCCTTATCTTGTATAACCGCAGGAGACCTGGAGAATTAGAAGCTCTGAG CTTGCAGTGTTACAGAAATCGATCAAAGGAAGTCAGTGCAACCGATCTCTCTCTTAGAGAACAACTTAGCAAGtttgagaaggaaatgcttGACAATCAGGAATTGGTGGAGATACGGGGAAAG AATGGGACCAGAGTACCGGTTATTTGTCCGAAGGAGGTTATCCCTGCAATGAATTATCTTGCCAGTAAAGAAATTAGAAAAAAGGCAGGAATAAGAGACGGAAATCCTTTTCTGTTCGCAAATACTG CTGAAGATGTTGTTAGGGCTGGTCTGGCTCTGGAGGAAATACGAACAGAGTGCCGCTCTTTGAAATTTCCTGATAGAATATACGCTACAAACCTTAGGAAATATTGTGCCACTATTGCCCAA GTTATTGGGCTCAAGGATCATGAACTTAAATACTTGTGTAGACA GGGGCACACCATGGAAGTTCATGAGTTGCACTATCGCAGCACATCAGGACTAATAGAACGACTTGAAATTGCCAAACTTATGGTCATGCAAGAATGCAATGTAGTTGGAAAGTTCCATggaaaaagtttgaaagatatTACTTTCGAAG ACATTTTGGATAAGGAAGACATTTCCCCCACACAAGGAGAAGCCACTAGAGGAGAAGAAACTCCTTCAGTAGAAG atacaAGTCTATCTCTAGATGACATGGAAGAGGATGTATTAGTATCAAGAAGGAAACCTAAGAAAA GTGTAAGAAAAGCATGgacaaaagaagaagaagaagaaatgaagaaatattttaagACGTACTACGATGGTACTACGAAGAAAACTTGCCCAAGTAGAGCAGAATGCCAAAGAGCAATTGAGTTGAGCAAAAACAATGGTGGATACATACACCTGAGGAGTTgggaaacaatt aaaaaaaaagttaacaattttcttttcagCTCTGTCAAGAAGAAGTAA